One Gemmatimonadaceae bacterium genomic window, TCTGTACCTGTCCATCGCCGTCATCTCGGCGATCGAGAACATCTTTCCGCCGTTTCCCGCAGACGCCGTGGTCGCATTCGGCAGTTTCCTCGCGGCACGCGGGACGGGCGATCCTTATTCCTCATTCCTCTCTGCGTGGCTCGGCAACCTCGCCGGCGCGACGCTCACGTATTACATCGGGCGCCGATACGGGTCCGGTCCGTTTCTGCTTCGTCTCGAGAGGTGGGTCGGGCGGAACGCGGAGGTGCGCTTCATGGAGCTCTACGGGCGGTTTGGTCTTCCCGCGCTTTTCGTGAGCCGCTTCCTGCCGGCGGTGCGGTCCTTGGTGCCGCCATTGGCTGGAGCTATGAAGCTGCCGCCCATTCCGGTTGCAATTGCCGTGGCGGGTGCTTCGGGAATCTGGTTCGCGTTTCTCACCTGGGTCGCTTTCCGGGCCGGATCCGATTGGGACGCG contains:
- a CDS encoding DedA family protein — encoded protein: MNIQSIIDTLSGMPLPLLYLSIAVISAIENIFPPFPADAVVAFGSFLAARGTGDPYSSFLSAWLGNLAGATLTYYIGRRYGSGPFLLRLERWVGRNAEVRFMELYGRFGLPALFVSRFLPAVRSLVPPLAGAMKLPPIPVAIAVAGASGIWFAFLTWVAFRAGSDWDALYAYILRSTKMVGGGAVIVLAILVLGIYLWRRRRKQKLEP